Part of the Xenopus tropicalis strain Nigerian chromosome 3, UCB_Xtro_10.0, whole genome shotgun sequence genome, ATCCagcccaacaaaaaaaaaatatacacaatgcAGTAATTCTATAGActtaataaatcattaaaaaaaacttttctgcaTTATTATAAACTTGGACAGACTTGGGAATCTTTCATATTTTGTAAACAAAATGACAAGCATTAATTAATTTGCCTTATATTACACACTTTCCATACTTGATGCTTCTAAAAATATCAGTTTAAAGAAGTAATGTAGTTTTTTAAGTCTTATAATTAATGGAAAGGAATGTCTCTAACTGGAATGCCTCTTTTCCCATAATTCatcattttttcccagaattctagtgTTGTTGCGGTCGCCCATGACACAATTGCGGCCAAtgcatcaaaatgaatgcaattgtgCTGAAAGTTTTACAAGTTTACTGTGCCTTTTCCAGTGTTTGGTGCAAAAGTGATGCTTGTGCCCGATTCTTTAGATTTAAAGGAGTGGTTCGCCTTTATaggagaagtaaaccctaaaaatgaatatggctagaaatgtcatattttatatatttaactgactgcactagccaaaagtcTCAGCACCTCTATAGCAGAGATGATATAgacctttacagttgtcacaggggctccccatcttggattctgttagaaccagtgcacatgctcagtgagctctaagtagctgttgagaagctgagcttaggggtcgttgcaaattatcaagcagaaaatgacgTTTGCCTGTCCTATAAACTAAtggtacagggctgattattcaattctgatgaaACTgccctggtttcagagctgccatgttatgtgaatctgaatgaattactaatcaggcTTTTACTGctacatttataatttatatatacagtatattgtgcatcggtccctaagctcagtaagtgacagcagcacagagcatgtgcagggaatcagcagaaaagaagaggggggctactggggcatctttaggggcacagatcttccctgctaaagggctgtggttgccttgggccggtacaggaacccaaaacataatgtacaacatttctaccctacttctttagttaggctttagttctcctttttacttttagcatgttacagaattgcctattctaagcagctctattttttttattgtttttttaattatttgctttctttttccaactctttgcgcctttctgtaaggctacaattttgttgttattgttactttttataacatatttttctattctggttttctcctattcatataacagtctctaattcaaaccactccctggttgctacggtaatttggaccctagccaccagatagccgctgaaattctaaactggagagctgctgaacaaaaaatgaaataactaaaaaactaaataataaaaaattgcaaattttctcagaatattactctctccatcatactaaaagttacctcaaacggtaaacaacccctttaagtgtgcTGCACCTCTTGGTATGGAGGTGgtgttagctccagggttcctctgcgtcaataggtgcaacggcactgagcacaactacaCAAAAGTAGTAAGGAGTAAGGAATAAGGAGAATTTTTCTGATGCAAGTTATTTTAATGAATGGGGCAACTGTGCTATTAAACATGAGCCCTATAGCCTCTTAATAAAGAGTCTTATCTATATTGTAAACCAACTGCATTGACCTTTTAATACAGGTggtaaaatgttgtattttaatgACCAGCTTTAGCATGACTTTCCTTCAGATGTCATTCAAATCAGCAGAGAAAAAGGACAATTTGCTTCTTGATAAATATCATGAGCCTATTATCTTTACTATAATTCATGAGAAAATGTGCACACTATTAGTCTGTGGGAAGCAGAATGCTGGTTATTTCAGTGTATATCTTTGGCACCCTTGATAGTAGAGTCTTCAGATACACTCATCTATGGCTGCAATTTCATCTGATGATCAGCACACAGGGGTGCCTACTTCTGTACCTGCAAAATCACAAGGTCTGCACAGATTCAATTAAATAAGAGGTGTGCTGCCTGCTGCTGGCGTTGTGTGCTGTAACACAAACAGTTTAACCTCTCAAAGGTGCCAGGGCAAAAACAAATGCAGAATGAGTTTTAATTTGGTGCTCTTTGTTAATTTGAAAATACATACTGCTAAGTACTTTCTCCATACTTTCCTTTTCACTTTTTCCTGatacaaataattacaaatactgTTGTCACAAAATGTTCCCTTTAGCTTTCCTGTTCCATATCTTTGTCATTTTCTGTAACATAAGAGATGCATTTTCAcataattatatacaatatatattatatatttaaagtcTCATTTTACAGAATGTTGTTCTCtgttatatgtttattttaagGTGCTGAAGCTCCAAATTACCTATTTTATGTAAGAATAAATCAGAAGGGAAATAAAAAAAGCTGCTGCTGTTCTGCTTGCACAAGTATTCAGTCCCTAGACTTGAATATTTTGTTGATCTGTCTTATACAGTACTGGTATGGGGCCAGTTATCCAGAGACCCATCCGAATTatgggaaaggccatctcccatagactccattataagccaataactgttacaaatgatttcctttatctctgcaataataaaatagtatcttgcacttgatataatataatattatttaagatataataaatgcttattggaggcaaaacaaccctattgggtttaattaatatttaaatgagtatttagtagacttaaggtatcgagattcaaattatggaaagatcccttatctgtaaaaaccccaggtcccatatcTATACTAACAGCTTTAAGTGTTTTGGGGTAAGTATGTATCAGTATGGCCCACTGTCCAGGCCTCAATGGTACAGATTCTCATCGAAAACAACACTTTAAATGGGCCATTGTAGAacctttatctttttgttcaatgttactttggccttgtgtttaGGACCATTGTCCCCTATTGGTAACTTCATGCTGTGAGGATGAATTAATCAACCATCTTGTTTAAATAGAAGGAAAAATGGTGTCAAATACAGGAGAACATTGCTATGTCAGGATGCTTGGGCGAGTTCTTACAGCAGggcaatgatcccaaacacaaggccATGGAAACACCAGAGAGGCtcaaaaacaaaaagataaagGTTCTACAATGGCCCTGCTGAAGCCCTGACCTTAATTCAATAGAGAATTAGTGACACTATTTGAAACACAAACATCATCCAACTAACAGGAACAAACTGGGGAAAATCCAGACTATTAGAGGTCAATTTATCAAAATGCTTCAATGCTTTGAAATCAAATATCACACAGAATTTTTTATTGTCTAAAATAAGAGAATTAGTGAATCATCTGAATACTTGCAAGTTACTGTATTTAAAAGCCCTCTGGTTTAAATCGTTCTGCTTCAGTTTAAGGActtgtaaaccccccacaaaaaatgtaatcagtgaacagcctctttaaaatcttcaAATACCTGTCACGCCGGTTGTTAAAAGTTGGGCTGCGGCATCCCCTTAATCTCTTAGGATTCCCTTTCCTCCTCTAACTCACTTGGCCCCTCCCTTAGAAATTAACTtaggctcttggctaactgagcatactctgttttttctcctaacctcatctcctgagctcagtttaaccattacagggcacaatccaagcaagacttttttatcaaagtaagttcggcctgtgtaagcctgcattcttgttTGTATGAATTGATGTCAGAGGGAAattggccaccaggtgaaagctgctatttgttttaggaaaatttgatggtgctggcgaacagaggggatatatgcagtacaaatgatgcagtgtgCCCGACTTATATAAttagtaggaaaatgtagggtttgcaTGTTCTTTAAGTATTTAGATtgtctacacttaggggcacatttactaatccacgaacgtccgaaagcgtccgaatacgtttttttcgtaatgatcggtatttttgcgattttttccgtcaccgccgcgattgtttcgtattttgcgcgactttttagtcgccgttacaactttatggtatatttttcgcaacttttttgtcgccgttgcgaaacattcggattggtttttccgccgtttactatagcgcaatacgaaaaaatcacgacgccgactaaataatcgcgcaaaatacgataaagttgagACGGcactgaaaaagttgcgactaatacgaaacaatcgtgacggcgacgacaAAAATTGgaatattttcgtttccaatcggtttttttcccattcgggattcagatttggattcggggattagtaaatgtgccccttaggctaaTGTAAGACAAGGCAGAAGTATACCTGTGTAATCACTGCAAGGGCCATAAGAAAGTGATGTGATCTAGGACTATTAGAAACCCTTCACCATGAAGGATGGTGTTTGAAAACTAGTTGGTTGCGCTGGGAAAATGAATAAACTAAAAATGAAACATTGGGAATCAAGTATAAATTTTTTCATCCCATTTACTAAATGCTTTAATTACCTATGAAAATGAACAGGGACATGAATAAAAGAAAGAGATAAAGTTGACCTGTTGAAGCAACATCATACTATGTGAATAACATTATACATTCTGTTTCACTCTACTATCTTAATataacaattacttttttttatctatttttacagtgacaacatccaaagggtttaAAAGGAGTCTCGTGGCAGGAGGTCATGCTGCAAGATACAGCCTCTCTCCTGCACTTGCACAACACTGATGCTGCCAGCTATGGATGATCTATTACAAAGCAGTATGTGCTTCAAGAATGACAGGATAATGAAAATGCTTCATCGAAGGAGGACAGTGACTTAAAAGGGTTTATCTCTCTTGACTCCATCTTtgagcaaaaagcaaaaaaaaaaagaaacttaagAGGAAATATTCATTGAGGTGTGTTTCTAGATGCAGTGGTGTCTGCTTTATATTCACATCAGAAGTCTACATAATAACTACAGAGAAGCCTTAAGGTTATCcatcatttttcttttcaggGGTCCAGCAATGTAAAACAAAATGGTGCGTTGCTGGACCCCTTAGTAGAAATCGATAAACAGCCTTCTcccatttatttttgtcttatTCCGAACCACTGCAATTGTCTACACTTAACAAGAAGATACAGCAGATTATAAGAAAGAGCGGAACtaaatacattttgcaattttGAGAGTGGAACTAAATATCTAGAGCCATGTGCTCTGTCATAGAGGATGGCAATACGGATTCTGTAGTTACATGTTGGAAGAGCGTTCTCTACAATGTTCTTATCGGTGCGGTGCTTGTTctgatcatcatcatcaccatatGTGGTAACGTGGTGGTATGTCTAGCTGTGGGCCTGGACCGCAAGCTTCGTAGCATGACAAATTGTTTTATTGTGTCACTGGCTATAACAGACCTTTTGTTGGGTATTTTGGTACTACCATTTTCTGCCTTAAACCTCTTACATGAAGAATGGCCTTTTGGGGCCACCTTCTGCAACATTTACACAAGCCTGGACGTCATGCTGTGTACAGCCTCAATTCTTAATCTGTTCATGATCAGTTTAGATCGATACTATGGGGTCACTGCCCCACTTCGCTATTCCATGCACGTAACACCTTTCCGTGTGGCTATAGCTATGTGTGTGATATGGGTGGTTTCCCTCATGGTATCTTTTCTCCCTATTCACCTAGGATGGAATACAAAAGATAAATCTATTCAGAACTATAGAGACAGCAACGACAAGGAATGTAAATTGGAACTGAACAAAGAATATGTCTTAGTTGATGGTCTGCTAACATTCTACCTCCCATTAAGCATCATGTGTCTCATGTACTACAGAATCTTTAAAATCGCTAGGGAGCAAGCCAAAAGGATTAATCACGCCAACTGTTGCAATGCACTAAGCCCCACATTACCTACTGTTCGAGAACATAAAGCTACTGTTACTTTGGCAGCTGTCATGGGGGCTTTTATCATTTGTTGGTTTCCTTATTTTACTGTGTTTACTTATGAAGGGGTGAATGAAACTGATGTAGATGAGACAGCTTTCTTAATAGTATTGTGGTTGGGTTATGCCAACTCAGCACTCAATCCAATATTATATGCTGCTCTGAATAGAGATTTTCGCACTGCATACCAGCGATTATTGCACTGTCGGAGAGTCGGGCCTCAGAACCATGAAACCCCACTGACATTACTTCATATTCGTCGTTCTGAGGACAGGACACATCAAATTATGCAAAACACACAAGGAGAAAAACTAAACATGGTTCACAATATGAATGGAAAAGAGGGAAGGCCATTTATCACAAACACAGTAGAAAGGTAACCATGACTTCTAGAATGACAAATTGGGTAAAAAGAACTGTTCTTTATGGGGGGTGATGTTTATGTCATTAATTCAGTGTAAGTGCTCATTAAATCTATTAAAGATTTTGTAATGTCTACAGTTTGCCCTGAATGATCATCCATGGTGACCAATAATAGGTTAATTAACTAGACCAATCTTCGTTCATTGCACTGAACCATTTTTGACTTCACCTAACCTCATAGCATTTTATGGTCTAAAAGAGGTTATTTCAGTGAAATTTTGGAGTCCTGCTCCCCCTAATGCACTGTAAACAGGGGAAGGTTTCCTCATCATTATGACCTAAATTGTAGTAAATAAACATTGGGAAACAGACACTCATGCAGAAACTGTGCTGCTGTCTTCTGCACTGTCTTTTGTcctccccaaaaaaaaaaaaaaaaatataaagaagacAACAGAACAGTTCTGCATGAGCGTCTGGTTCCCCATCTTTATTTACTGAAATTTACTTTGTGATGGGACCTAAGGTTAAGGAAACAGGCACCATCATTATATATCCACAACCTGGTCCGGAACCTGTTTTCATTTTGACTGACCGAAATTTTACCCTTAATTTACTCCgtagaaatagaaaatattttttgtccAATCCAGATATATTACTAGCTTGTTTATACAGCTCATACTAGCTAGTTTATCTCTAACGTGGTAAATACGCTTCTCCTCAGCATATATTTCTCTGCATTCCTAATGTATCTCAAATGTACTTCGTCAGTCAGATTGTATAGCTCTATTTGTCTATACCAATGTTTTCCAAACTTTGGAGTGAATCCAACTGAGGGGTGTGAAAGCAAGCATGAATTtacagaagggaaagggacagaggACATAAACGATAATGCTGCAGCGCACAAGGAGGCAGCTCTTCTGAATACAAATTCTGTATGTGTTATCTCTGGAGAGCGCACTGAAATTAGCAAGCAGTGATGGTAATATATAGATGGCTCTCTTGCCATTCTATCCAATTGCACTTACTGACATGTGAGTGTGAGCTACCTCTGTAAGAAAGTGAATGATGTGCATTGCAGCTAGGTGTGCAGATTGCTCATAGAGCAGATATTCTCTTTGACAGAGTGCTTCCTGTCTGAACCCTACTGTGAACATGCTTAGTAGAAGGAGAAAGCAACAGAGAGAAAACCATGGacagcattaaaggggaaattaaattAAAGAGTAAGATAAAGAGGAAAAAGGACATAtgaaggaaaaatataaaaagttatataataaaaggcactaagtttgcccaggagctgttacccctagcaaccaatcaacaggtagaatttactggtcacctgtttaaaagcagaaacCTTATTGGtggctattggttactgctactgggcaaacttaatgcctttattacatatgaggtttgaatagaaaaataaagaacGTATAAGAAAATTGAGGATAGGTTAAGAGAATAGGAGAGGGGATGGATAGAAaggaaaaacagaagaaaaatggaACAGAGAATGAAAGTAGagagcagaagagaaagggaagagaacctatatagttacataggacCAAACAACTGGATCATCTTGATATCAcccaacttaagctggccatgcatgtaaAGATCTGCTCTTGGGCAGGTCACcaaaaacaagcagatcttttatcGATATGCCACCTTGAGGTAGGTGATATCGGGCTGATACGAGCATTTAGCCCAAGGGTCAATTAGATCAAAATGCAGTACAAGTAGGCCCTAGTCAGGTAGGCCCTTCAGAgggccccatatacaggcagataagctgccaaattggtctaaaggtccCGAATTGcctgcttaaatctgcctgtgtatggacatATTAGGGAAAATGCGCTCAGCAGGTACCTCGCCTAATGAGCAGATGTtgtaatgtatggccagctttagaataaGATGTGTCAGATATGGGAAAAGCTGAAGAAATAAAAATGCTAAGAGTATAAAAGATAAAATACAAAAGAGAATGACAGtatggaagagaaaaaaaagaaagtggtGCCAGCATaatgagaaagcaaagaaaaactAAATGGCAAAAGGAGAACTTTAGACATGGAAAGGATGGAAGAGCTGGGATGGAAATTAGAATACAAAAAGGCACAAAAGGAGAATCAGTGGTTAATATTGGAATAATGACAGACTGACAGGCAATACGTTGTTTTAACTGTACTGTTACTTACAATAGTTAGACATATATTCAGCAGAATGTAGAACAATGGATGTGTGTATGTGTTGGCTGAGGGGGCAATTAAACGATGTGCAGTAAATTGGGGCCTGAGCAAAAAGGTGATCTGCACATTCTACATGTATCCCTTTCCTACTTCTTcttcctttattatttttaacaactAACCAGGAAGTTACAAGGTTCTACAATATTCATAGCGTGAGCACTTTGCTTTTGAGGCAGACTGTTTACTTTACTAGTGTgttcaaaatatgaaaaagcaTTCCTTAGATAGGGTTATGATAAAGACGCCAGGGAAGGTGATCTCAAGAGCGCGAGGACACAAAGCAGCAGAAGAAATGACATGTGAGCTCTCGTTTACACAGTATGTTGAAAGAAGAACTACAAAGTGTTATCTAACAGTTAACCTtttgatttttaattaaaattcctTTTAACTGAATCTTGTCCCTTGGAAACATTATCTAAGAGGTACAGACTAAAGTCAAAGTTTACTTTAAGGGACACCACTGTGGGGATGCTTTGTTTTATAGAGAGCCTGGTTGCTATATAGAACATGTTAATAGAGGGGAAAATTAAATTCAAGCTTTTGATACtgtacctttagggctgtgacacacggggagattagtcgcgccgaaaaacaaatctcccttgtagcgggcaactagtctctagaatgctagaatgtaaattgctggtgggatggcatacgtgccaCCGTGGTTTGCCAAAGTCACCAAAGTTCCATTGAGAttaacattctagccggtgggatggcattgcgggaagattagtcgcccgcgacaagggagatttgtcgttgcacaacaaatctccccgtgtgtcacagcccttaggatAATGTCCCACGGAAAGATTAGTCGCAGCAACAAGTCGCTCATTTTGTctctaaataaagaacaatataaatctccagtacctaaaccgacaaCGCTACTTCGAATCGCATATCGCTCCTAATCGCTGTGAGACCCCTTTTCGAGCGatgttacaaagaaagcattgccattcaaAACTACTGGTATCGTTTAAAGGAAAACCCATTGGGCGGGAAGTCGCTGCAATTGTTTGCAAATTTCCCCATTGGAAATGCTGGGAATTATAAAGCACTGACTTATGGGAAATACAATCTCCCccttgttgaaatctctagtaatcgcttgttaggaaaagatgaatgactggaactcactttttaaaaatcgcagcgactaatctctccgtgggacattagccttagccaGTAGAATGAAAGTAGATGCAAAAGTAATGCTGACAATACACTGACCCATCAGTATGTGATTCTTACATTAAAAAGGTTGGACTGGCTTGCCATAGTAGCAGAGGATCTCCGGGGTGGCCCCCAGTAAAGGACAATTCCTACCAGCCCTTAGTTTATTTCTACCATAGGCCTATATTACATCTataacaagggttacagaataaaaatggcatCAATGGGCAATGCTCATATTTTTAAGAAAGGGAACAGTCTTGCCTTGAAGAAGTATATGAGGACAATGGAAGGCACAACAACAGAAAgggtaaccagggtcggactgggccgccggg contains:
- the hrh2 gene encoding histamine H2 receptor, with protein sequence MCSVIEDGNTDSVVTCWKSVLYNVLIGAVLVLIIIITICGNVVVCLAVGLDRKLRSMTNCFIVSLAITDLLLGILVLPFSALNLLHEEWPFGATFCNIYTSLDVMLCTASILNLFMISLDRYYGVTAPLRYSMHVTPFRVAIAMCVIWVVSLMVSFLPIHLGWNTKDKSIQNYRDSNDKECKLELNKEYVLVDGLLTFYLPLSIMCLMYYRIFKIAREQAKRINHANCCNALSPTLPTVREHKATVTLAAVMGAFIICWFPYFTVFTYEGVNETDVDETAFLIVLWLGYANSALNPILYAALNRDFRTAYQRLLHCRRVGPQNHETPLTLLHIRRSEDRTHQIMQNTQGEKLNMVHNMNGKEGRPFITNTVERERSRLCSKCVDFVT